TCCCCCCAGCAGGGACGATCGTCTTTGACCTGCTCCAGAATCATCAGCCCGTAGCCAATTCGACCCGCCGGGGCTGCCACCACAATAAAGTTTTCTGGATTGCTCACCTCGGTTTGCTCAAACTGAGCCGTAGCTGAGGCGGGTGTGCCCCAAAAGGGAGTTGCCATGAGCAGGAGTGCCAGTAGTCCAAACCGTCTATTCTTGACTGTCTTCATAGTGAGTTGCGGCGCGTAGTGTGAACAGCGAATCCAGGAGACGAACTTTTGCAGGATTTTGCTTTGAGAAGCGTTGCTACAGGCGTTTTGACAGGCTTTTCCTTGGCAATTTTCTGAATGCTAGCGGCAGGATCAATTCCTTGCCTCAAGACGATACCGTATTTGCTGAATCGTGCCAATTCAAGGAGTGCCCTACCCTTCGCCTCCTCTCTGCGAAATCAGCCGAATTTGCCTTGTAGGGCTGCTTTATGCCCCAGTCGCTAGAAATTATGCCCCCTAGCAGCGCATTTGTTCCCATGCAATCGGTTGTGTCTCCCATTTTCGAGGCAGAAATCACAGGTTCCTCTCCTTCTACTTCTGCTTCAACCCCTGCATCCATCAGGCATCCTATTGAAATTAGTTTTGACGATCTGAGCGAATTTGAAATCGTTCAGAATCAGTATTCCGCATTCGGAGTGCGCTTTTACAATGCGATCGCCCTTCAGCCGACCAACCTCTCCTTTCGGATCGATCGAATGGGGGTGATGCCTATGGGCAACGCTATGAAACTAACGATCGCCTTTGATATTCCTCCGCAGCAAGTTCGACTGATTCTAACGGGCGCAAGCCTCATTCATGCCACTCTGCTTAATAGAGAGCATCACCCTATCAGCAACCCAACCAGTCAACCTATCAGTCGACCACCGCTGCTACCCGCACAAGCTGCCCTGCCCCCCTCCGCTTCGCGCCGCTCTAGCCCAAATCCAAACTCAACAGTTGAACCATTCGCTTTTCCGCAATACGAATTAAACTTTGCAGCGGTTCCATCCTGCCCTGAGGAGAGTTCTACCCTGCGATCGAAAAACGTTCAACTGTATCCAACTCAACTACATCAAATCGAGCTACAGTCTGCTTCGCCTTTTGTCCTTGGACAATTGACGATTGAATTGGAGGGCTGGGCGATTGGTTGAGCCATTTTACGGCAGATCTAGCTGTGTTCAGTTCACCGCGTTTCAACTTGTTTTGCTCAGCTTTGTTCTGCGATCGGTTATGAATGAGCAGCAGTTTAATTTTCTATCTAAAGCATTAGAATTCAAAGCACTCACCGTCCATAGAATCCAGGCAGAACGTATAGATCACCCGTTCAGGTGATGGGCAATTTGCATAGAATCGCTATCGTATAAATACTGATATACCTAAGCAGTTTGTCAACCCGGCGGGAAACCGTCGGGCTTTTATTATTCAATCTTCTTATGCGCTAAGGGTAGAAAAGCTTTGCAGCGATTCGGTGCAGCAGTTCAGCATTAGTTTGATTCGCACAAAATACGTTTTCTAAAATCAAAAGTTTTCCAAAATTAAAAGGGCTGAGTTGTCCCGACGATCGCAGGATTCTCAGCCCAGTTGTTATGACGTTAATGATTAAGACCTTTAATACTTACGGTCTGCCTAAATGCTTAAAACGAGCTGCAAGCCGCGTGCGGGTCTTGCGTCTTCGGGTAGGGGTTCTGGCTGCGATCGCATAGCAGGACAGTAGCGGGCATAGGCACAGCGGTCGCACTGGTCTCCCGGAGTCGGAATCCACCGCTGGTCGCGCCGCAGTTCAACTGCCATATCGCCAATTAAAGACTGAACTCGCTGGCGATGGCTGGGTGTTGCTTCAAAGCAAATCTTCTCACCCGTCCGCAAATAGAGCAGACTCATCCGCCGCAGGTTTCGCCGATAGCGCTGTTCCAGTGCCAGGTAGTACAGCCCGATCTGGAGATCCATTTCTTCCTTATCGGTGTTGTCGATTTCCTTAGCGGACTTATAATCAATCAGCTCCAGTCCATCGTCCAGATAGTCGATGCGATCGTAGCGACCAGACAGCACAAACTCCAGATTCTCGACCCGTAGCGATCCCTGAATCCTGCCCTCTACAGCTAGGGGCTTCCGCATCGAAGACTCTTTGGCAATAAAGGCATGGTAGTATCGCCGCAGAATCGATCGCCCTTCCACAATTTGGCTGGGGCTGAGGTCGGTAATCTGCTGATTCCAGCAATAGTCGATCCAATCCATGCCAGGAATTGGATCTTGATAGTGCCAGTCCTGGTAAATTTGGGCAAGTGCCTGGTGTAGCGAGGTTCCCAGGACAGTAGAACCAAAAAAGCCAGATCCTTCTAGGCGTCGCTCGTAGCGGAAGTAGTAGGCGCGAGGGCAACGGTGGTAAGTTTGCAGCTTGGCAGCAGAGAGTAGGTAGGACATGGAACGAAACCCTCCGGGGAAAAATAGCACCCACAGATCAGATCAGGGGATACAAATCTATGGGTGCAGTCTGTCGGGCATGACGCTCCTATAATGACACTAGATATGGAATACGGCTAGGTTCTTTTGTATTAATTCTTTCTATATCTAGCGTGAGAGGTAGGTGGGGGTTGGGAGTGGGGAGCAGGGGGCAGGGAGCAGGAGAGAATGAGGGGATTGAAGCTGTGCAGGGGGGCAGCTATGGCTTGATAAACCTTGTAATTCGTTGCTAGTGGATACAGGGTGAGACGATCGCACCACGCAAGCCCCCATCAACCTCACCTCCATCAAACCTCCTGCTCCAACCCAAATAGCAGCAAGACACTCCCACCATCCCACCCCTAAAACCCTATACCTTCCTCTCCCTGCTCCCCTGCTTCCTACTCCCCCCACTCCCCCTATCCACGCGATATGATGCTTCTCATCCTTGCTACTCGATCTCGATCACGTCATGGCAGATCTCTACGTCTCCTGGTCAGACTATCATCGGAAAATTGAACAGCTTGCCTTGAACATTCACCAGTCCGGCTGGAAGTTCAATCAAATTATTTGTCTTGCAAAAGGTGGGCTGCGCGTTGGGGATGTACTGGCTCGAATCTTTGATCAGCCTCTCGCGATTCTGGCAACCTCTTCCTATGGCGGCATTAATAATCAGGTGCGGGGGTCGATTACCTTTTCGCAGGATTTAACGATGACCACTCCCAATCTGGGCAGCCATGTCCTGCTGGTAGACGATCTGGTGGATTCTGGCACTAGCCTGAAAAAGTCGTTGGTCTGGCTCGATCGCAAATACGGTTTTTATGTGGAAGAAGTGAAATCGGCGGTGCTGTGGTACAAGTCCTGCTCCTGTATTGCACCCGAATACTATGTGGACTATCTGGAAGATGACCCGTGGATTCATCAGCCGTTCGAGGAGTATGAGCAAATGAACCCGGCAGATCTAGTCGATCGCCTTAAGTCCTCGTAACTGATTACTCTTCTATTCCATTTTTTTTAACAATCTGTAAAATTCCGCAAAACCCCCGACGCTTCCAGTCCGGGTAGGACTTATAGTGTGAGCTAAAGCATCGGCACAAGCAACAATTTGAGCAGTGTAAATTGAGCAGTGTAAACTGTCTCAGACATTTTCGTGTTGCTAATCTGTGTTCCTAAATCTAATACTCAAGCTAATACTCAAGCAATTGAGTGAACCCCTACAAGGCACAAAGAACCCGACCAGGTAACGACTACCTTTACTCACTCCAATTCTCTAATCTCCATCGCTCTGCATCCATGACTCAGGTTTCTGATCCGGGCAGTCCTCCTCTGGTGCTGGTGATCGATGACGATCGCCTGTCGCGGATGCAAATGCGACTATTTTTAGAGCGGGAAGGCTACCGGGTTGAGGAAGCGGTGGATGGGGAGATTGGGTTGCTCGCCTTTCAAGAAGTTCATCCCGACCTGGTGATGTTGGACACCTGTATGCCATTTGTGGACGGGTTTAGCTGCTGTTTTCAGCTCCGGTGCCTGCCCAGCTATAGCAATACGCCCATTTTGATGGTGACGGAACAGGAAGATCATCTCTGGGTTGATCGCCTGTTTGAAGCGGGAGCTGCGGACTATGTGGCAAGACCAATTCAGTGGGCGGTGCTGCGTCAGCGGGTACGACGCTTAATTCAGCAGGCACAGTTGCAGCGACAGCTTGAACTGGCAAACCAGGAACTCCAGCGGCTTGTCACTGTAGATGAACTGACCCAGGTGGCAAACCGTCGGCGATTCGATGAATATCTGGAGCAGGAATGGCAACGCACGCTGCGCGAACAGCAACCCCTCTCTCTGATTCTTTGTGATGTGGATTGCTTCAAGGCGTATAACGATACCTATGGACATCCGGCAGGCGATCGCTGCTTGCAGCAGGTTGCCCAACTAATTCGGAGTGCGGTAAAACGACCGGGTGATCTGGTGGCGCGGTATGGGGGTGAGGAGTTTGCGGTAATTTTGCCCAATACGAATGCCGCAGGCGCAGTTTTTTTGGCGGAAACAATCTGTCAAACCCTGCGTTGGGAAGCGATCCCCCATCCGGTTTCAACGATCGCTCCCTATATTACTCTTAGTGCCGGAGTTGGCTCTACTTTTCCGACAACCGAGGAATCGATCGCCAATCTGATTCAGAATGCAGACCAGGCTTTGTATTGCGCTAAGAAGGCGGGGAAGGATCGGGCTGTTTTGAAATAGAGAGATGGGGAGTGGGGAGCGGGGGGCAAGGGAGCAGGGAGAGGTTTGTTTGCTTGTTTTAATGCTTTAGGGGTGTGTGGGATGGCTATGGGATAGGTATGGGGTGGGGAAGAAATTTTTGTTTTTGGTTTATGGGAATGTAGCGCTATAGCGCTTCTATCGATCGGTAGAGGAAATAATGGACGAGTGGGAATATAAGACAGTTAAGTTTTTTCCTTAGGGATGATCTGCGGTAGGGGTGAAAGATCGATCGCGCAGTGCTACAGGGTTTGCTAAATAGGCTTGGAGCGAGGGGTTGAGAATTAGTTACTATTCTTCCAGGCGCAAGCACGAACGGTGAATCTTGGGATTTCGTAGCGGTTCTGAAGCGAGGAGTTCGCTCGTAGCGGATGTGAATTTAGCGCAAATATTTGAAGATTAAAAGCAGAACAATTTTTGATAAGAATCAGAAAGAAAAATTAAGGTAAATATTGCTGTATCGATTCATACGCTTTTGTTGCCATTTCCGGGTGTAATGTGCATTAGTTGGATTGATGAATGCATTTAATGGGCAACCACCCGTGAGTGATATGAATAGCCAGCCTGATGTCCATATTCACGTTGAGGACGATCGGACCGGGATGACGATCCCTGCCCTCAAGCGTGCCCTGGCGGATAACCTTTACTACCTGCAAGGCAAGGACGAAACCTTTGCCACCCTTTACGACTACTACATGGCGCTGGCATACACGGTGCGCGATCGCCTGATTCACCGCCGCATCAAAACTGCCCAAGCCTACTTTCAAAAAGACAGCAAAGTTGTTTACTATCTCTCCGCAGAATTCCTCATTGGTCGCCTGCTGCTCAACAATCTGATCAATCTGGGGCTGTATGAGCCGATGCAGCAAGTCCTGAAAGAATCGGGACTTAACCTGGACGATTTACTGGAGCGGGAAGAAGAACCCGGACTGGGTAATGGCGGCTTGGGAAGACTGGCAGCCTGCTTCCTCGATTCCCTGGCAACGCTAGAAATTCCCGCAGTCGGATATGGCATTCGCTACGAGTTCGGCATCTTTGACCAGTACATTGCAGACGGTTGGCAGGTGGAGCATCCGGATAACTGGCTGCGCTACGGCAACCCCTGGGAGCTGGCTCGTCCGGATTACACCGTAGAGGTCAAGTTCGGTGGACACACTGAGGCGACTGCCGATGCCCAGGGACATGTGCGGACGCGATGGGTGCCCCGAATCACCATTTTTGGCACGCCCTACGATACGCCAATCCCCGGCTATGGCACCAACACGGTGAACACGCTACGCCTCTGGTCAGCTAAAGCGGGTCAGGATTTCGACCTGCATGTCTTCAACGCAGGAGACTATACTCAGGCAGTTGCCGCCAAGACCTTCTCCGAAAACATCTCGAAGGTTCTGTATCCCAACGACAATACGCCCCAGGGTAAGGAATTGCGGCTTCAGCAGCAGTATTTCTTTGTGTCTTGTTCGCTGCAAGACATCATTCGCCTCTACCTGCGGAACCATACAACGTTTGATGAATTCCCTGAGAAGGCGGCGATCCAGCTGAACGATACCCATCCGGCGATCGGTGTTGCAGAACTGATGCGGCTGCTGATCGACGAGTATGGACTGGACTGGGACAAAGCCTGGGATATTACTCAGCGTACCTTTGCCTATACCAATCACACTCTGCTTTCGGAGGCGCTAGAACGTTGGTCAGTCAGTTTGTTTGGCAGGCTGCTGCCTCGTCACCTGGAAATCATTTACGAGATTAACTTTCATTTCTTAAATGAGGTGCGGGCAAAGTATCCCGATGAGCCAGAAAAACTGGCGCGAATGTCGCTGATTGAGGAAGGCGGCGAAAAACAGGTGCGAATGGCGCATCTTGCCTCGGTGGGTAGCCACACGGTGAATGGGGTCGCGGCACTCCATACCGAGCTGCTCAAGAAAGAACTCATGCGGGACTTCTATGAGATGTATCCCGAAAAGTTCCAGAACAAAACCAACGGCATTACGCCCCGTCGCTGGCTGATGCTGAGCAATCCGGCACTGTCTAACCTGATCACCGAGAAGATTGGCGATCGCTGGATCAAAGACCTGGATGAACTGCGTCGATTAGAAGCCTATGTAGACGATCCCGAATTCCGGGCAAAGTGGCGATCGATCAAGCAGGCAAACAAAGACCATCTTGCGAACTACCTGCTGCGATCGAGCGGGCTGGAGATTGACTCCAATTCGCTGTTTGATGTGCAGATCAAGCGCATCCACGAGTACAAGCGGCAGATCCTCAGCGCCATGCACGTGATCACGCTGTACAACCGGATTAAGGCAAATCCGAGTCTGGATATTGTGCCGCGCACCTTCATCTTTGGCGGTAAGGCGGCTCCGGGCTACTTTATGGCGAAGATGGCGATCAAGCTGATTAACGCGATCGGCGATGTGGTCAACCACGATCCGGACGTAGCAGGACGGCTGAAGGTGGCATTCCTGGCGAACTATTCTGTTTCCTTGGGGCAGTTTGCCTATCCGGCAGCGGATCTGTCTGAGCAGATTTCTACTGCGGGTAAGGAAGCTTCCGGTACGGGCAACATGAAATTCTCCCTGAATGGAGCGCTGACGATCGGCACGCTGGACGGTGCAAACGTCGAAATCCGCGAGGAGGTAGGCGCAGAAAACTTCTTCCTGTTTGGTCTAACGGCGCAGGAAGTCATGGATCTGAAGGCGAAGGGCTACCGACCGCTGGACTACTACAACCACAATCCGGAACTGAAGCAGGTGATTGATCAGATGGCATCGGGCTTCTTCTCACCCAAGGAACCCAGCCTGTTTATGTCGATCGTCGAATCGCTGCTAAACCACGACGAATATATGCTGCTGGCGGATTACCAGTCCTATATCGACTGTCAGGAGCGCGTCAGCGAGGCATTCCGGGATCAGGAGCAGTGGACAAAGATGTCGATCCTCAATGTGGCTCGCATGGGTAAGTTTTCCTCCGATCGCACGATCGCTGAATACTGCCGGGACATCTGGCAGGTGGAACCCGTGAAGGTGGATCTGGAGGCTTACTCTCAGGAGGGTGCCGGACTGCGCATTCATCGTGTGACAGAGATGGCGTAATCCGCTACTTCATCCGCTGAACCCAGCCCCGATCGAATGTCCAGTTAAGCAGGAGGGCGATCGCCCCAAACAGCACGATACTTTCTATAACCTCTAAGCCCCCAATCCAGAGGGGCATTTTTTTGTCTAAATCTTGGGCTAACAGGTTGGGTAGCAGGTCGGCTAACTGTCCTTCAACCTGAGCCAAGCCGCGCACCAGCCCAAACGCCAGCACCGCCCCCGACTGAAGCTGTGGATTCTCGTCCTGCCGCACCACATAGCGATAGGTGACGCCAAACAGAAACCCGGACAGGAGAACGATCGCCAAGGAAACCAAGGGTGGGATGAATTGCTCGATTGGCAGTCGATCGATCTGAAGCAGACTGCGCCAGGACGAATCACCGCCAAATTGCTGATTCAGCAGGACGATTGGCACATAGACCACCGCCGCTGTAAGCTTGCCCACGATTCCCGCCTTCAGGGATTCCAGACGTTCTGTAGCGAGGTTGGTCTGCATAGAGCGATCTTGATGAGGCGGCAGGAGGGGTATAGAAAAAGGAAAATGACGCGATCGTATTTGCATCATATCGGGATTGGTGAGCCTGTCGCAGCATCCTCTCAGCCTGGGAATACTGAAGTCGATCGCGAATCAGGACAAGAGGCAATGCTCCGTATTCTGCTAGCAGAAGATCATCTCCTTAATCAAAAGCTCGCTCTATCAATGCTCCAGCGGTTAGGGTACCAGGCGGACGTGGTGGGCAATGGGTTGGAGGTTCTGGAAGCGATCCAGCAGCGGTCTTATGATGTGGTGCTGCTCGATGTTCAGATGCCTGTCATGGACGGTCTAGAAACGGCTAAACGGATCTCTCAGCAGCAAGCTCGTCCGCGTCTGATTGCAATGACGGCAAACGCCATGATGGGCGATCGTGAAGCCTGTTTGAGAGCGGGCATGGATGACTACATCAGTAAGCCCGTGATGTTTGTGGAACTAGCGCGAGTGCTTCAGCGATGTCAGCCGTCTGTCGCTCCACTCAACGCACCGGAGAAGCAGTCCACTGTGCCGATCGCACCTGATGCGCCTCTTACCCCAGCGATTGACTCTGCCGCCCTACAGAAACTTCGGCGAGAAATGGGCGACTGGGCAGATGCCGTTCTCATTGAATTGATTGACTGCTATCTGACGGACACACCAGGCATTCTCCAGTCCATGCAGGATGCGATCGATCAGCAGTGCGTAGACAAACTTCACCACGCGGCTCATGCCCTTAAGTCTGCCAGTGCTGCGCTCGGAGCAAATTTCCTCAGCCTGCTTTGTCATAGGGTAGAGGATTTAGGGGATTTAGCCCTATCGTCTGATTCTCGACAGGCAGAACAATTACTTGCCAGAATTCAGGCGGAATACGATCGGGTGCAGATTGCGTTACAGCAGGAAAGGGAGTATTGCCGATGAAAGATTTTCCTTCACCCGAATTCAGCTCTTTCTACCAGCAGTTTCTTCCGAAGACCGCGACGAGAGCAACCCCCCTAATTCTGCTGACGGATGACGATCGAGTGACGCGAATTCAAGTCCGGCGCTTTCTGGAACGTGAAAAGTATCAGGTCGTTGAAGCTGCCGACGGCACAGAAGGACTGGACGCCTTTAAGCGGCTGAAGCCAGATATGGTGATGGTGGATGCCATGATGCCCACCATAAACGGGTTTGAATTTTGCACTGAGCTTCAGAAAATACCGGAAGCAAGCTATACGCCTGTGCTGATGATTACCGGACTGGATGACGAGAAATCCGTCGATCGTGCCTTTGCTTCCGGCGCAACGGACTACATAACAAAACCTATCCACTGGGCAGTGCTGCGGCAGCGGGTGCGGCGACTCATTCAGCAGGCACAGCTCCTTCGCTACCTGGAAGCCGCAAATAAAATGTTTCAGCAGCTCTCTCTGGTGGATGAACTGACGCAGCTAGCCAACCGTAGACATTTTGATATGAGACTAGATCAGGAATGGCGACGGATGGCAAGGGAGCAGTTACCGCTGTCCCTCGTTCTCTGCGATATTGATTCTTTCAAGAACTACAACGACGCCCAGGGGCATCTAAAAGGCGATAGCTGCCTGCGTCAGGTCGCCCGACGAATTAGTGCGGTGGCAAAGCGCCCTGCTGATCTGGCGGCTCGCTATGGCGGGGAAGAATTTGCGGTAATTTTGCCCAACACCTCCAGCGAGAGTGCGTTAGTGCTTGCAGAAAAAATTCGCCTGGGGCTGCAAACCCTGAAACTCGCCCACCCCAATTCGATCGTGAGTCCCTGGGTTACGCTCAGTATTGGCGTTAGCAGCGCGCTCCCCCATCAATTTCCTAAGCGCTCTGCCTTAGACCTGCTGGCTGCCGCAGACTCCGCTCTCTATCAGGCAAAAGCTGCCGGACGCGATCGGGTTGCCTTCTTTGAACTGACGGCTCCATCCCGATTTCAAACGATCGAAAGTTTCTGAAGCCCGGAACGGAGCGCTGGGTGAGAGGAATGTACGCGAAGCCTGTGTCTGGTCAAATTCCTGACTTGCCTGTCTGCGCTGCACGGGGAATTGCAGGCGTTGCTTCGGGAATGTGAGCCGTTTCGTACATCATGCGAGCGGTACGACGCTGCTCCCACTCCTGCCACAGCAGCGATCCCAGATGAAGAACCGCAATCCCAACTGCGATCGCCGACAGAATGTAGCTGTGGATCGTGTAGAAATGCTCAACGGTGGTGGTATCGATCGATCCGCCCGTCAGCACGTCTCTAGCAAAGTGACCGACAAAGGGCAATTGTTCGATCGTCTGTAGCTCGATTTTGAGCCGCCAGTATCCTAACTGTTCCCACTTGAGAATCATGGAAGTCCAGCTGAGGGCGATCGCCAGTCCCAGCAGCAGAAAGTCGCTTACCCAGGCGGCAAACCAGCTAATCCGAAATCGCCGACTGAAAAACAGCACAAAGATTTGCAGCAGTGCCAGGATAATCATGCCGTTGCCAATGATCTGGTGCGTCGAATAGATTAGCGAACCGCCCGGTAGATTATTCGCGATATTTTGCACGGAATCATAGGCTCCTCCGGCAGATGGATCGTAGTAGAAGGCGATAAGAATACCGCTGGCGACACCCAGGAGGGTGAGGGTGAGGGTGGCGATCGAGAGGATGGTGGCGAGGCGCTGGAGGGGAACATGGGGGGATGGGTGGGGGAGTGGGGAGTGGGGAGTGGGGAGTGGGGAGCAGGTGAGGTTGTAGTTTTGTAAAATTACGGTAGCGAAGATGCGTTTTAGGAATGGTCTGCCGCTGTGTAGAAGTTTGGGAATTGCAACTCGAACCAGGGTGGGAGACTGCTGATTTGCCGGGAGAATTTGCTGAATTGAGGAGAGGAATGGCTGTGGTTAAAGATGGGTTTGCCCGATCGCCTCTGGAATCGCCTTTGGATTTATTTCGCGATCGTCCTGCGACATTGGCAACGATGCACCGGAAGGAGGAGGCAATTGCGCCTTTGTTGGGGAAACTGGGGCTGCAAGTCATTGTGCCAGAGGGATTTGATAGCGATCGGTTTGGGACGTTTACCCGTGAAGTGAAGCGATACGGAACACAGATTGAGGCAGCGCGACAGAAAGCGATCGTGGGTATGGAACTACTGGGACACTCGATCGGGATTGCCAGCGAGGGCAGTTTTGGACCCCATCCGGCAATGCCGTTTCTACCGTCAAATCGGGAGATTGTGCTATTAATCGATCGCGAAAATGATTTGGAAGTGATGGGTGAGGCGATTTCAACGGAGACGAATTTTAACCATAAGCAAGTTGCAAATCTGGAAGAAGCGAGAACATTTGCGCGAAAGGTGAAGTTTCCTCAGCATGGATTGGTTGTGATTGCCAACGCGGATAGAAATGGTATTCCAGAGGATAAAAATCAGATTATTAAAGGCATTACTTCCGAGACGCAGCTGATTGATGCAATGCAATGGGCATTAAAGCAGAGCGAT
This is a stretch of genomic DNA from Leptolyngbya ohadii IS1. It encodes these proteins:
- a CDS encoding response regulator, with protein sequence MTRSYLHHIGIGEPVAASSQPGNTEVDRESGQEAMLRILLAEDHLLNQKLALSMLQRLGYQADVVGNGLEVLEAIQQRSYDVVLLDVQMPVMDGLETAKRISQQQARPRLIAMTANAMMGDREACLRAGMDDYISKPVMFVELARVLQRCQPSVAPLNAPEKQSTVPIAPDAPLTPAIDSAALQKLRREMGDWADAVLIELIDCYLTDTPGILQSMQDAIDQQCVDKLHHAAHALKSASAALGANFLSLLCHRVEDLGDLALSSDSRQAEQLLARIQAEYDRVQIALQQEREYCR
- a CDS encoding phosphoribosyltransferase yields the protein MADLYVSWSDYHRKIEQLALNIHQSGWKFNQIICLAKGGLRVGDVLARIFDQPLAILATSSYGGINNQVRGSITFSQDLTMTTPNLGSHVLLVDDLVDSGTSLKKSLVWLDRKYGFYVEEVKSAVLWYKSCSCIAPEYYVDYLEDDPWIHQPFEEYEQMNPADLVDRLKSS
- a CDS encoding response regulator, which gives rise to MTQVSDPGSPPLVLVIDDDRLSRMQMRLFLEREGYRVEEAVDGEIGLLAFQEVHPDLVMLDTCMPFVDGFSCCFQLRCLPSYSNTPILMVTEQEDHLWVDRLFEAGAADYVARPIQWAVLRQRVRRLIQQAQLQRQLELANQELQRLVTVDELTQVANRRRFDEYLEQEWQRTLREQQPLSLILCDVDCFKAYNDTYGHPAGDRCLQQVAQLIRSAVKRPGDLVARYGGEEFAVILPNTNAAGAVFLAETICQTLRWEAIPHPVSTIAPYITLSAGVGSTFPTTEESIANLIQNADQALYCAKKAGKDRAVLK
- a CDS encoding response regulator produces the protein MKDFPSPEFSSFYQQFLPKTATRATPLILLTDDDRVTRIQVRRFLEREKYQVVEAADGTEGLDAFKRLKPDMVMVDAMMPTINGFEFCTELQKIPEASYTPVLMITGLDDEKSVDRAFASGATDYITKPIHWAVLRQRVRRLIQQAQLLRYLEAANKMFQQLSLVDELTQLANRRHFDMRLDQEWRRMAREQLPLSLVLCDIDSFKNYNDAQGHLKGDSCLRQVARRISAVAKRPADLAARYGGEEFAVILPNTSSESALVLAEKIRLGLQTLKLAHPNSIVSPWVTLSIGVSSALPHQFPKRSALDLLAAADSALYQAKAAGRDRVAFFELTAPSRFQTIESF
- a CDS encoding glycogen/starch/alpha-glucan phosphorylase, with product MNSQPDVHIHVEDDRTGMTIPALKRALADNLYYLQGKDETFATLYDYYMALAYTVRDRLIHRRIKTAQAYFQKDSKVVYYLSAEFLIGRLLLNNLINLGLYEPMQQVLKESGLNLDDLLEREEEPGLGNGGLGRLAACFLDSLATLEIPAVGYGIRYEFGIFDQYIADGWQVEHPDNWLRYGNPWELARPDYTVEVKFGGHTEATADAQGHVRTRWVPRITIFGTPYDTPIPGYGTNTVNTLRLWSAKAGQDFDLHVFNAGDYTQAVAAKTFSENISKVLYPNDNTPQGKELRLQQQYFFVSCSLQDIIRLYLRNHTTFDEFPEKAAIQLNDTHPAIGVAELMRLLIDEYGLDWDKAWDITQRTFAYTNHTLLSEALERWSVSLFGRLLPRHLEIIYEINFHFLNEVRAKYPDEPEKLARMSLIEEGGEKQVRMAHLASVGSHTVNGVAALHTELLKKELMRDFYEMYPEKFQNKTNGITPRRWLMLSNPALSNLITEKIGDRWIKDLDELRRLEAYVDDPEFRAKWRSIKQANKDHLANYLLRSSGLEIDSNSLFDVQIKRIHEYKRQILSAMHVITLYNRIKANPSLDIVPRTFIFGGKAAPGYFMAKMAIKLINAIGDVVNHDPDVAGRLKVAFLANYSVSLGQFAYPAADLSEQISTAGKEASGTGNMKFSLNGALTIGTLDGANVEIREEVGAENFFLFGLTAQEVMDLKAKGYRPLDYYNHNPELKQVIDQMASGFFSPKEPSLFMSIVESLLNHDEYMLLADYQSYIDCQERVSEAFRDQEQWTKMSILNVARMGKFSSDRTIAEYCRDIWQVEPVKVDLEAYSQEGAGLRIHRVTEMA
- a CDS encoding RecB family exonuclease translates to MSYLLSAAKLQTYHRCPRAYYFRYERRLEGSGFFGSTVLGTSLHQALAQIYQDWHYQDPIPGMDWIDYCWNQQITDLSPSQIVEGRSILRRYYHAFIAKESSMRKPLAVEGRIQGSLRVENLEFVLSGRYDRIDYLDDGLELIDYKSAKEIDNTDKEEMDLQIGLYYLALEQRYRRNLRRMSLLYLRTGEKICFEATPSHRQRVQSLIGDMAVELRRDQRWIPTPGDQCDRCAYARYCPAMRSQPEPLPEDARPARGLQLVLSI
- a CDS encoding cytochrome b N-terminal domain-containing protein; amino-acid sequence: MATLTLTLLGVASGILIAFYYDPSAGGAYDSVQNIANNLPGGSLIYSTHQIIGNGMIILALLQIFVLFFSRRFRISWFAAWVSDFLLLGLAIALSWTSMILKWEQLGYWRLKIELQTIEQLPFVGHFARDVLTGGSIDTTTVEHFYTIHSYILSAIAVGIAVLHLGSLLWQEWEQRRTARMMYETAHIPEATPAIPRAAQTGKSGI
- a CDS encoding DUF6671 family protein, with translation MAVVKDGFARSPLESPLDLFRDRPATLATMHRKEEAIAPLLGKLGLQVIVPEGFDSDRFGTFTREVKRYGTQIEAARQKAIVGMELLGHSIGIASEGSFGPHPAMPFLPSNREIVLLIDRENDLEVMGEAISTETNFNHKQVANLEEARTFARKVKFPQHGLVVIANADRNGIPEDKNQIIKGITSETQLIDAMQWALKQSDRVHIETDMRAMHNPTRMKIIAQATEDLIMKLLSLCPNCGTPGFSIVDRLPGLPCGLCGIPTELTRSVVYQCQKCRHREEVLFPNGVETADPGQCPYCNP